A single genomic interval of Deltaproteobacteria bacterium harbors:
- the rodA gene encoding rod shape-determining protein RodA has translation MTSAETRLFRHVPWHVVLLAAMICALGVWNLASASGKSLTDRWLSQAELMGAGAVVMAAICLVDYRVLMRLAYPIYAAVVLMLVGVTVHGKVVMGARRWLQIGPLQIQPSEFAKLAIILALARWFHEDKTDADTERRGYSLQRLWQPFLMLLVPVILTLKQPDLGTAMLIAAIALSCILFAKVRWRSLAVLGVVGLLGVTVAFTGIPTGHGTKQVLKDYQRKRLLTFLNPEGDALGAGYHANQSMIAVGSGQLSGKGWGQGTQTQLSFLPEQHTDFIFSVWAEEQGFLGAMVLLALYMVLILSGLSVAYGARERFGAFLAFGIVAMIFWHVFINIGMVTGTLPVVGVPLPLMSYGRSSVLTFMVGLGLLLNVQMRRFNF, from the coding sequence ATGACGTCTGCCGAGACTCGCCTCTTCCGACACGTCCCGTGGCACGTGGTGCTGCTCGCGGCGATGATCTGCGCGCTCGGCGTGTGGAACCTGGCGTCGGCGTCGGGCAAGTCGCTCACGGATCGCTGGCTCAGCCAGGCCGAGCTCATGGGCGCGGGCGCGGTGGTGATGGCCGCGATCTGCCTGGTCGACTACCGGGTGCTCATGCGGCTCGCGTATCCCATCTACGCGGCCGTGGTGCTGATGCTGGTGGGCGTGACCGTGCACGGCAAGGTGGTGATGGGCGCGCGGCGCTGGCTGCAAATCGGCCCGCTCCAAATCCAGCCCAGCGAGTTCGCCAAGCTGGCCATCATCCTCGCGCTGGCGCGCTGGTTCCACGAGGACAAGACCGACGCCGACACCGAGCGCCGCGGCTACAGCCTGCAGCGCCTCTGGCAACCGTTCTTGATGCTGCTGGTTCCCGTCATCCTCACGCTCAAGCAGCCCGACCTGGGCACGGCGATGCTCATCGCAGCCATCGCGCTCTCGTGCATCCTCTTTGCGAAGGTGCGCTGGCGGTCGCTGGCGGTTCTGGGCGTGGTGGGGCTGCTCGGCGTGACCGTGGCGTTCACGGGCATCCCCACCGGCCACGGCACCAAGCAGGTGCTCAAGGACTACCAGCGCAAGCGGCTCCTCACGTTCTTGAACCCCGAGGGCGACGCGCTCGGCGCGGGCTACCACGCGAACCAGTCGATGATCGCTGTGGGCTCGGGGCAGCTCTCGGGCAAGGGCTGGGGCCAGGGCACGCAGACGCAGCTCTCGTTCCTGCCCGAGCAGCACACCGACTTCATCTTCAGCGTCTGGGCGGAGGAGCAGGGCTTCCTGGGCGCGATGGTGCTGCTCGCGCTGTACATGGTGCTCATCCTCAGCGGGCTCTCCGTCGCGTATGGGGCGCGCGAGCGGTTCGGCGCGTTCCTGGCGTTCGGCATCGTGGCGATGATCTTCTGGCACGTGTTCATCAACATCGGGATGGTCACCGGGACGCTGCCCGTGGTCGGCGTGCCGCTGCCGCTGATGAGCTACGGGCGCTCGAGCGTGCTCACGTTCATGGTGGGATTGGGCCTGTTGCTGAACGTGCAGATGCGAAGGTTCAACTTCTGA
- the trxA gene encoding thioredoxin has protein sequence MASPDIVNVGDDNFKTEVLESPVPVVVDFWATWCGPCRQIAPALEDFAAKYKGKIKVVKLNIDDHRDTAQNYRVMSIPTVLLFNKGQVADSVVGAFKDKIEGMIKKVAG, from the coding sequence ATGGCCAGTCCAGACATCGTCAACGTGGGCGACGACAACTTCAAGACTGAAGTCCTCGAGTCACCCGTACCTGTCGTGGTGGACTTCTGGGCCACCTGGTGCGGCCCGTGCCGTCAGATCGCGCCGGCGCTGGAAGACTTCGCCGCCAAGTACAAGGGCAAGATCAAGGTCGTGAAGCTCAACATCGACGACCACCGCGACACCGCCCAGAACTACCGGGTGATGAGCATCCCCACCGTGCTGCTCTTCAACAAGGGCCAGGTGGCCGACTCCGTGGTCGGCGCGTTCAAGGACAAGATCGAGGGGATGATCAAGAAGGTCGCGGGCTGA
- a CDS encoding NAD(P)-binding protein gives MASAPATKRHHDALVIGSQLGGLVAAALLAKRGHRVLVVDHDGLGEGYHDGGYTLPYAPVLLPPLKSIPAAESAFGELGMLTDLGRLLTPHDPELQVLLPGHRFDLSRDAARRGRELSREFADAKAADAAWSALGAVADQAEPFLKGEPPFPATGFFDRWKEKRRANADAGLQKALAATPPEGHPLAAVARGLTGFLSYRDGAPLQGLAVSRALALWLRGPQRISGGREALRGLMHKRIRELGSEVLGSERAAIVEELQIAGSRVSGVKLVGDEGVHVGRAVISATDAGALRRLVPPQARKKKLAEQLDAVRLKRFLLAVNIVLPAEQLPAGLAPLGVLAPADEELGLIVYEVSNAVRHDASAKKARPESGEAKAARPGSGGASPAPTTDQRVVCAAALVPAQARDLGDEHLDGLATRVREAMLGVLPFARPSLVSVPQLAKGAQRGSRLQLHPLFEIDEPPFLGITGLSLDTPMKNLFLASREVLPGLGLEGELLAGLRVASKVQALLKKKDPLAGP, from the coding sequence ATGGCCTCGGCACCTGCCACAAAGCGGCACCACGACGCGCTGGTCATCGGCTCGCAGCTGGGCGGGCTGGTGGCGGCGGCGTTGCTCGCCAAGCGCGGTCACCGGGTGCTCGTGGTCGATCACGACGGCCTCGGCGAGGGCTACCACGACGGCGGCTACACCCTGCCCTACGCGCCGGTGCTGCTGCCGCCGCTCAAGAGCATCCCCGCGGCGGAGTCGGCGTTTGGCGAGCTGGGCATGCTCACCGACCTGGGGCGGCTGCTCACGCCGCACGATCCCGAGCTCCAGGTTCTGCTCCCGGGCCACCGCTTCGACCTCTCTCGCGACGCCGCCCGCCGCGGGCGCGAGCTCTCGCGCGAGTTCGCCGACGCCAAGGCCGCCGACGCCGCCTGGAGCGCGCTCGGCGCCGTGGCCGACCAGGCCGAGCCCTTTTTGAAGGGCGAGCCGCCCTTCCCGGCCACGGGCTTCTTCGATCGCTGGAAGGAGAAGCGCCGCGCCAACGCCGACGCCGGCCTCCAGAAGGCCCTCGCCGCAACGCCGCCCGAAGGACACCCGCTCGCGGCCGTCGCGCGCGGGCTCACGGGCTTCCTCTCCTACCGCGACGGCGCGCCGCTCCAGGGCCTGGCCGTGTCGCGCGCGCTGGCGCTCTGGCTGCGCGGGCCGCAGCGAATCTCGGGCGGACGCGAGGCCCTGCGCGGGCTGATGCACAAGCGCATCCGCGAGCTGGGCTCGGAGGTCCTGGGCTCGGAACGCGCGGCCATCGTGGAGGAGCTGCAGATTGCCGGCTCGCGCGTCTCGGGCGTGAAGCTGGTGGGCGACGAGGGCGTGCACGTGGGCCGCGCCGTCATCTCCGCGACCGACGCCGGCGCGCTGCGGCGCCTGGTTCCGCCCCAGGCGCGCAAGAAGAAGCTCGCCGAGCAGCTCGACGCCGTGCGGCTCAAGCGCTTCCTGCTCGCGGTGAACATCGTGCTTCCGGCCGAGCAGCTGCCCGCCGGCCTGGCGCCGCTGGGCGTGCTCGCGCCGGCCGACGAGGAGCTCGGGCTCATCGTCTACGAGGTCTCGAACGCGGTCCGCCACGACGCGTCGGCCAAGAAGGCCCGCCCGGAGAGCGGCGAGGCCAAGGCCGCGCGCCCGGGCTCCGGCGGTGCCAGCCCGGCGCCGACGACGGATCAGCGCGTGGTCTGCGCCGCGGCGCTGGTGCCTGCGCAGGCCCGCGACCTGGGCGACGAGCACCTCGATGGGCTGGCCACGCGCGTGCGCGAGGCGATGCTCGGCGTGCTGCCGTTTGCGCGGCCGTCGCTCGTGAGCGTGCCCCAGCTCGCCAAGGGCGCCCAGCGCGGCTCGCGGCTCCAGCTGCACCCGCTCTTCGAGATCGACGAACCGCCGTTCCTGGGCATCACCGGGCTCTCGCTCGATACGCCCATGAAGAACCTCTTCCTGGCCTCGCGCGAGGTGCTGCCCGGACTGGGCCTGGAGGGCGAGCTCCTGGCCGGGTTGCGGGTGGCGTCCAAGGTGCAGGCTTTGCTGAAGAAGAAAGACCCGCTCGCAGGACCGTGA
- a CDS encoding phosphoribosylglycinamide formyltransferase, with amino-acid sequence MLRLGILASGSGTNFQALAEACREKRIDAEVATLIVNVPGAGALARAEKLGVPATVIDHQAFTDRALFERELVRALQSAKVDLVCLAGFMRLVGQTLLAPFAGRILNIHPSLLPAFPGLNAVRQALEYRVALTGCTVHVVDSGTDTGPILLQAAVPVQPGDTEETLAARIHAQEHQLYPAAVKLFVENRVTVRGRTVRIDGRPAEGVLVGPVSV; translated from the coding sequence ATGTTGCGGCTGGGCATCCTCGCGTCCGGCTCGGGGACGAACTTCCAGGCGCTGGCCGAGGCGTGCCGCGAGAAGCGCATCGACGCCGAGGTGGCCACGCTGATCGTGAACGTGCCGGGCGCGGGGGCGCTCGCGCGCGCGGAGAAGCTCGGCGTCCCGGCCACGGTGATCGACCACCAGGCCTTCACGGATCGCGCGCTCTTCGAGCGGGAGCTGGTGCGCGCGCTTCAATCGGCGAAGGTGGATCTGGTCTGCCTCGCGGGCTTCATGCGCTTGGTGGGCCAGACGCTGCTCGCGCCGTTCGCCGGACGCATCTTGAACATCCACCCGTCGCTGCTGCCGGCGTTTCCCGGGCTGAATGCGGTCCGCCAGGCGCTCGAGTACCGCGTCGCCCTGACGGGCTGTACGGTCCACGTGGTGGACTCGGGCACCGACACCGGGCCGATCCTGCTCCAGGCCGCCGTTCCGGTGCAGCCCGGCGATACCGAAGAGACGCTCGCCGCGCGCATCCACGCCCAGGAGCACCAGCTCTATCCGGCCGCGGTGAAGCTCTTCGTCGAGAACCGGGTGACCGTGCGCGGACGCACCGTGCGCATCGATGGCAGGCCGGCGGAGGGCGTGCTCGTGGGACCGGTTTCGGTTTAA
- a CDS encoding phosphoribosylformylglycinamidine cyclo-ligase: MGITYRDAGVDIDEGDRLVELIKPLAKRTMRPEVVAGIGGFGGLFAMDLSKWKKPVLVSGTDGVGTKLKLAFMTGKHETVGIDLVAMSVNDVAVCGAEPLFFLDYYATSKLHADVAKNVIAGIAEGCAQAGCTLLGGETAELPGFYQGDEYDLAGFAVGCVERDAIIDGTKTKAGDQVIGVASSGLHSNGFSLARKVLLEHAGLELDAHVPELGKTLGDALLTPTIIYAKQMLALAKAVPVKGFAHITGGGLPGNLPRCIPDGLKAVLQSGSWPEPAIFALIAKLGSVARDEMLRTLNMGIGLCTIVAPEHVDAALASLKQSGLSAWRVGEIAPGSGEATAEVV; encoded by the coding sequence ATGGGGATCACCTACCGCGACGCAGGCGTCGACATCGACGAAGGCGATCGGTTGGTCGAGCTCATCAAGCCGCTCGCCAAGCGCACCATGCGTCCGGAGGTCGTCGCCGGCATCGGCGGCTTCGGCGGCCTGTTCGCGATGGACTTGTCGAAGTGGAAGAAGCCGGTGCTCGTGAGCGGCACCGACGGCGTGGGCACCAAGCTCAAGCTCGCGTTCATGACCGGCAAGCACGAGACGGTCGGCATCGACCTCGTGGCCATGAGCGTGAACGACGTGGCCGTGTGCGGCGCGGAGCCGCTCTTCTTCCTCGACTACTACGCGACCTCGAAGCTGCACGCCGACGTGGCGAAGAACGTGATCGCCGGCATTGCCGAGGGCTGCGCGCAGGCGGGCTGCACCTTGCTCGGCGGCGAGACGGCGGAGCTCCCCGGCTTCTACCAGGGCGACGAGTACGACCTCGCCGGCTTCGCGGTGGGCTGCGTGGAGCGCGACGCGATCATCGACGGCACCAAAACCAAAGCCGGCGACCAGGTGATCGGCGTGGCCTCGAGCGGCCTGCACTCGAACGGCTTCTCGCTCGCGCGCAAGGTTCTGCTCGAGCACGCGGGCCTCGAGCTCGACGCGCACGTGCCCGAGCTCGGGAAGACGCTCGGCGACGCGCTGCTCACGCCGACCATCATCTACGCCAAGCAGATGCTCGCGCTCGCCAAGGCCGTGCCGGTGAAAGGCTTCGCGCACATCACGGGCGGCGGACTCCCGGGAAATCTTCCCCGCTGCATCCCCGATGGGTTGAAGGCCGTGCTCCAGTCTGGCAGTTGGCCCGAGCCGGCGATCTTCGCGCTCATCGCCAAGCTGGGCAGCGTGGCCCGGGACGAGATGCTGCGCACGCTGAACATGGGCATTGGGCTCTGCACGATCGTCGCGCCGGAGCACGTGGACGCGGCGCTGGCGAGCCTGAAGCAGAGCGGCCTCTCCGCGTGGCGCGTGGGCGAGATCGCGCCGGGCAGCGGCGAGGCGACGGCGGAGGTCGTCTGA
- a CDS encoding AgmX/PglI C-terminal domain-containing protein codes for MPNARAALRVAVLQRGRILDERTFAPGARVHVGPGGELAQVPGSRELFRSRHGRPALRLGESMQGQLARPERPYVDFEALRTAAGKAELDVELELGARGRVVLGELLVLFQTVAPMPPPPRPTLPPEARGKLFERVDGTFFTVLAMFLVADATGLAALSRRPIPKDDLALEDLGERWARPEPIFLKKKPEPPSEHQVAKNDRPAPSHVPSHGAPPPGGVRGMGLLGAVNHLGGPGVTDVMGMQDIGKSVADALHDAQGKSGLAGDSIAGAGPRGEGHGQAESIGEQGTEGGDRVDDGEHQDAELPVIVDLPPPIVEKGGLPPELVARFVKAHLRAISSCYERELKRDRSLHGRLEIRFVVGTRGQVTEAEAGDDELHSANVTECVLRQVRHWVLPAHPPDEVEVSYPFVFTPAG; via the coding sequence ATGCCGAACGCCAGAGCTGCGCTGCGCGTGGCCGTGCTCCAGCGCGGCCGAATCCTCGACGAGCGCACCTTCGCCCCCGGGGCGCGCGTGCACGTCGGTCCCGGTGGCGAGCTGGCGCAGGTTCCGGGTTCGCGCGAGCTCTTCCGATCGCGACACGGCCGTCCCGCGCTGCGGCTCGGCGAGTCGATGCAAGGTCAGCTCGCGCGTCCGGAGCGTCCCTACGTCGACTTCGAAGCGCTCCGGACCGCTGCGGGCAAGGCCGAGCTCGACGTCGAGCTCGAGCTCGGCGCGCGCGGACGCGTGGTGCTCGGCGAGCTCCTGGTGCTCTTCCAGACCGTCGCGCCCATGCCGCCGCCCCCGCGTCCGACGCTTCCGCCCGAGGCGCGCGGCAAGCTCTTCGAGCGCGTGGACGGCACGTTCTTCACGGTGCTGGCGATGTTCCTCGTCGCCGATGCCACCGGCCTTGCGGCGCTCTCTCGGCGGCCGATTCCCAAAGACGACCTTGCGCTCGAAGACCTCGGCGAGCGCTGGGCCAGGCCCGAGCCGATCTTCCTGAAAAAGAAGCCGGAGCCGCCCAGCGAGCACCAGGTGGCGAAGAACGACCGCCCTGCGCCGTCGCACGTCCCGTCCCACGGGGCGCCTCCGCCAGGCGGCGTGCGGGGAATGGGCCTGCTCGGAGCGGTGAACCACCTCGGCGGTCCAGGCGTGACCGACGTCATGGGCATGCAGGACATCGGCAAGAGCGTCGCCGACGCGCTCCACGACGCGCAGGGCAAGAGCGGCCTCGCCGGCGACTCGATTGCCGGTGCGGGTCCACGCGGCGAAGGCCACGGTCAGGCCGAGTCGATCGGCGAGCAAGGGACCGAGGGCGGCGATCGCGTCGACGACGGCGAACATCAGGACGCAGAGCTGCCCGTGATCGTCGACCTGCCGCCGCCGATCGTGGAGAAGGGCGGCCTTCCGCCCGAGCTGGTCGCGCGCTTCGTGAAGGCGCACCTGCGCGCCATCTCCAGCTGCTACGAGCGCGAGCTCAAGCGCGACCGCAGCCTGCACGGCCGCTTGGAGATCCGCTTCGTCGTCGGAACGCGCGGCCAGGTCACCGAAGCCGAAGCCGGCGACGACGAGCTCCACAGCGCCAACGTCACGGAGTGCGTGCTCCGCCAGGTGCGCCACTGGGTGCTGCCGGCGCATCCGCCGGACGAGGTCGAGGTCAGCTACCCGTTCGTCTTCACGCCCGCCGGATAG